One genomic segment of Helianthus annuus cultivar XRQ/B chromosome 14, HanXRQr2.0-SUNRISE, whole genome shotgun sequence includes these proteins:
- the LOC110905436 gene encoding ethylene-responsive transcription factor ERF024 produces MSKNPTLPVTCSSKKHPVYRGVRRRGTSGKWVSEIREPKSPNRIWLGTFPTPEMAAVAYDVAALTLKGGDAQLNFPDSASSLPVPLSTSSHDIQAAAASAAAAAGAAMDALGSCHVTASPPAIWFADEFMDEDLIFNMPSLINSMAEGMLLSPPRFDLINDEFASGNELDHNLWNYS; encoded by the coding sequence ATGTCCAAAAACCCTACTCTACCCGTTACATGTTCTTCCAAGAAACATCCGGTATACCGCGGAGTGAGGCGTCGTGGAACCAGTGGAAAATGGGTTTCCGAAATCCGTGAGCCCAAATCACCCAACCGGATATGGCTCGGCACATTCCCAACCCCAGAAATGGCGGCTGTAGCTTACGATGTGGCAGCGCTTACACTCAAAGGTGGAGATGCGCAGCTTAATTTCCCAGACTCAGCGTCTTCTTTGCCGGTGCCTCTCTCAACCTCCTCTCATGATATCCAGGCGGCTGCCGCCAGTGCTGCCGCTGCAGCTGGGGCAGCCATGGATGCACTGGGAAGCTGTCATGTGACAGCTTCTCCTCCGGCAATTTGGTTTGCCGATGAGTTTATGGATGAGGATTTGATATTTAATATGCCTAGTCTCATAAACAGCATGGCTGAAGGGATGCTCCTTAGCCCTCCTCGGTTTGATCTCATAAACGATGAGTTTGCTTCCGGAAATGAGTTGGATCATAACCTGTGGAATTATTCTTGA